Proteins encoded by one window of Azospirillum brasilense:
- a CDS encoding glutathione S-transferase family protein, with translation MLRLYDNLSSGNGYKCRLLLHKLGIPYERIELDIDRAETRTPEFLARNPNGRIPTLQLEDGSHLPESNAILWYLAEGTPYLPDDREGRARVLQWMFFEQYSHEPNVATVRFWITHHVEMTEERKLGLVTKRRLGYDALGVMDGHLAERRFFVGDRFSIADIALYAYTHVAEEGGFDLSGYPAVRAWMERVAAEGPHIPITQG, from the coding sequence ATGCTGCGCCTTTACGACAACCTGTCTTCCGGAAACGGCTACAAGTGCCGGCTGCTGCTGCACAAGCTCGGCATCCCCTACGAGCGGATCGAACTGGACATCGACCGGGCGGAAACCCGCACCCCGGAGTTTCTTGCCAGGAACCCGAACGGGCGTATCCCGACGCTGCAGCTGGAGGACGGCAGCCATCTGCCGGAATCCAACGCGATCCTCTGGTATCTGGCGGAAGGCACGCCCTATCTGCCCGACGATCGGGAGGGACGCGCGCGGGTCCTGCAATGGATGTTCTTCGAGCAGTACAGCCACGAACCGAACGTCGCGACCGTTCGCTTCTGGATCACCCACCATGTGGAGATGACGGAGGAGCGCAAGCTGGGGCTGGTGACCAAGCGCCGGCTCGGCTACGACGCGCTGGGCGTCATGGATGGGCATTTGGCGGAGCGTCGCTTCTTCGTGGGCGACCGCTTCAGCATCGCCGACATCGCGCTCTACGCCTACACGCATGTGGCGGAGGAGGGTGGTTTCGACCTGTCCGGCTATCCGGCGGTCCGCGCATGGATGGAGCGTGTGGCGGCGGAAGGGCCGCACATCCCGATCACCCAGGGCTGA